The Solanum lycopersicum chromosome 8, SLM_r2.1 DNA segment ATATTTGATACATTTGAAGAGCATGAAACAATTAATGACTAGTTGTAGTCATCTACCCAAACAACAACAGTAACTACGCTTCAATCTAAAACATTGTATGTTATCTACTCATTCAAAGAAAAAGAACCACTTATGACTAGTTGTAGATACAAGTCGCGTTGAGCATATATGACAAATATAATTCTTCGACGAAATGAGTTCAATATCCTTATTAGTTCCAACAATGGCTGGATTCATATTGCACTCAAGGGTGTGGCCTAGCGTCTAATGAAGCTGGAAACGACAATGGAACACCAGGCAGATAAGATAGACGATTATGGACAAAACTACACGATATaaagtttcaaaaataaaactgATAGAGGAGATTCTAAAGCAAACCAGAAGTTCTGAATACGAAGGATATAAGTATAATATTTCTGTTTTATTGCTTTCTTCTGATTTATCACTATGCTTATCCTTCAAAGACACAACATTTGCACCTATTCAAGCAAACTAGTAAGAGCTGCACTAAAGGCGGAGCCAGGATTTAAAATTTACGAGTTCCTACCGTCACTAATGGTaacactaaaataataattggatTCACAATCAAATATTTACTAAACCTTTTAAATGTATTTAGAAGGGCGGGAGAAAAGCTACTGGATTCACGTGAACTTGTAACTTGAGCGTCTAGATACATACAACTAAATGTCAGAAATTACTCACTCTGATGATATGGATGAGCTGAACGATCTATCGCCTGGAGTTCTCGTGCTGGCAAACAGGGCAGTAACGCAGCTTCTAATGCAACTACAAAGGCGGTCATGTCATCCCTCGAAGCAGAAGAATTCATCCGCGGTTCAATATTTTGATGTCGATCAACCGAATGTCTGTCAGCCATGTAACCTCAAGCAAATGAAGAATTACAACACTTCAATGGCCAGTACGAGATGCTATAACGCCCTTACGAACAAAAAATGAATCAACATTCTTGCAAAAACTTagtaagaaaaaacaaatacgAAGGAACCAGGGGGCAGATCCACAGTTACGATACCAACGCATCTGAATCCAATATTTTCGacataaaaatttatgtttaaaaattcACTAGAACTGTAACAAATAATAGGTATGAGCCCAAATGATTATATTATATCTTCAAAGGATGAATTCCCTGATTAAACACTAACAAGGGACtaattatgtcttttttattCTTAGTTTTTATAACCGAGAAATCCTCGAGCCCTATCGACACACGGTTCGAAACTCAATGGATAATGGACCTACCCCTCTATCCTTCTCAACTAAGTGGGGGTTCATGGGTTCGGACATTACCCAATAGATTTTTCGTAGATCCTGTATTTGTACTATATAGTGGTACgagttgtgggttcgaatcccactatTTACAAAAGATTCACTCTCTTAATCCTGACTTCGTCTCTGAATTTATGGATTTTTCATCAGCAATTAATTAACAATCAAAGGCACAAACAAGAATATCTAATTTCAATCAATAAATCCCctttatgcataaaaaaaaataaaaaatacaaatcagaagcttaacaaaataattaaagtttacaactttgaagaagaaaaaacagtAACTGTAGTTTACCTTTGAGCTGTGGGTTGCAATTTTGCAAGACTGTAATCAGCAAAAGTGAAGACAAGAAATTGAGCTGTGGGTTTATATTTGGTGGGTCGGATAAAAAATTACCCGTTTATGTGCCCTAAATTGAAAGCCCCTTTTGAAGTATTCTAAGGGACATTTGGGGTTAGatgattataaataattatgaaattttttctttcgttttaatttatttgttgtttcatATGAAATAATTATGTTATTGGATCTTTGTACTATTAAGTATGTCAACTAAAATTGAAaagttatgaaaaaaattatttttatttttaaaaaaaaacactaaaaaggagggttttaaaataaataaattgaaataaagaaagtaataatattatattttgatattgcAAAAATATAGTTTTATGAGTAATTAGTTATTTGGTGTAATTTTATAAGGTTTGACTATAAAAGGTGGTGGTTTTACCATGACATGAAAAAGTAATTAAGAAGATTGTTTCTAATCTATTCTTAACTTAAGTAaagcatataaaaaattaaatatttaaaatatatataacagtGAAAAATTCACGTTAAAAACAATTAAGAAGAGAAGAAGTAACAATCAACAAATAATACGACAATGGCAACAAAGGGAAATCATATAATACTGATCAACTCGAAGGTATAAGATAATAGGAGagtaatgatgatgatggtaataataacaataataataataatacgaTAGCTACAACATATAAGGAAACTAGACAACACCAGACTACCTACCAACCTTTTACTATAATTCTTGACCTTCATATCAGTCTAAGGATATGTCCTCGGTAAGTTGTAGGTGTATCATATTGTGCCTATTTACCTCTTCCGACTTATTCAGTCTACTTCTACCTCTTTTTATGTCTACTAAAGTCAATCTCACACACCTCCTCTTTGAGATATTTGTGCATCTTTTCTTTACATAATCGAACCATCTTATAAACTAGGGGTGCAGATGGCATGACACTATTATACATTCATACCAATTTAATTTAGTATGGTTAGATATTTtgaagtttgattttgatattttgcgGTATACTAAATCGgtgatcataatttatttaacttcaACTATTATATACTTGTATTAATAGAGTAATATgacttcacaattttttttttaaaaaaagtctcAATTGTATCATACtaacacattatatatatatatatatatatatatatatatatatatatatatatatatacacacacacactcacactccTTTTGTTGATcaattacatttaaaatatattttaatcaaaataaaataattaaaatttcaacttCTAAACATTTAATTTACATTAATACTatgttacatatatatttattactagtatttattttatatatatatattaaagggGGGGAAAAGGTGACCCGTGAAGCTCATTACTTTTATCTTGTGTTAGGttttttgactttttgaaattaattttaaaagttgatggtgCTACTACCTCCATTCAccaattaatttgatattatcttttttcatatgtattattataaataattttaatggtGTATTTGATTGAAATCTAAATTATTTATCCAAAATTGAAAAAGGATCAATTTCTACTTGATAACATTTTATTCTTTGTGATGTATCCtgtagattaaaaaaaaatcgcgtcgagaaaacaataatcaagaacgaaacttatagcaacaatcgatttattatttcaagttcGAGTAttacaatctctataattcctctgaattcgtctttttaaatataattcaaggttgaattcttgaacttgtAGAGAAATCTGTAGCTTTTAATCCACGAGCTTTCTCTAATTTCTTGTTGAAATTCTTGATTCTCTATTTCTGAATtatgagaccctatttatagttttaaaatagaGGAGTTGTGATTGAAACAGATTTAAGTGAAATATTATATGGGCTCtagattttaattaaattcatatttatttaaatttaaataattaaattaattatattaatccataatatttatttgaattaatatatttataaatttaatataatctgaattatttaataaatttatatttagataaattttaaataattacatatcgATCTTTAAGAAATTATAGATTAACTTCTAATTAGCGATAATATTAGTAGTTATTGATTGTGACATTGATGGTTGTGATAATGACGATGATATTACAAGGGTTAGCAGGGAACTGAAAGTGAATGAAAATGTACTTCTCAAAGATATTATTAAAACTTTGCAATTGATCTTATTTATTAAGACTTATTAATTAGTAATAtggtaaaattataaaaataaatatacctAATGATTAAGATTGAGTTCGAAGAAACAATATGAATGATTAATTAAGactaaacaaaacaaatttGACGACCTAAACCTATCATTTGTTTGAATTAAGATTTAACGTATAATTAGCTAAAACTAagataaaatcatatttgataGATCATAAAATCATGTTAGCTCTCATGGTGGAATTTGTATGCACAAATTATGCGAAAAATAAATACGTCATAAACgtgtatcacataaattgaaacataattcataaatatgtTATAAACATGTATCAGTAAAATTGCTATGCAGAACGTATGTGTAATGTATATACTAAAAATTATCAATGGCTCATCCTAGGCAAAACATGTATATTCAAAACTTGAAACCCTACCGGAGTTTCAACCATAACCAACCTCGGCGTCTCCACCGCCACATCGACCACCACTATCCCactaccaccaccaccaccaaccaCGCAAACTCTACCACCGTCCGCTACCACATGTTCCGCGCCTTTAAGCATTTCATACTCCAATATTTCCACCCAAACATCCCTCTCTTCATCATATCTTCTCAACACTCCTTTTGATTCATCCACCGTATAAAGTATCTCCTCCGCCATCGCCGCCACCGGACCCCTCCACCCCGATAACATCCCTTCCGGCATATCATGCCACGTGTCCGTTTCGACATTATAAATTATCCCTTGTTTAGCTGCATCACCTTTTACATTCACCATACATAATTTACCTTTCCATCCAATAGCTTCAATTGCTTCTCTACTAAACTTCCCATCTTTTAATCCACTCATTTCCTCCCATTTCCATCTCATTTTCCGCTCGTTACAATAACGAGCGGAGTAGTGAGCCCGATTATCAAACTCGGGCCCACTACTGTTATCCAGGTCCCATTTTATAACTGATCGAGCTACGTCCAGGTTATAATGGGACCCAACTCCACTCGCTACATACACCGAATTACCCAACGCGCCTGCAGCGCACCACCGGCGGGGAGCATTGAGACGGGGACCGTGAGTCCATTTTTTCACCGTCGGATTGAAAATCAACGGACGAGAAATCGCCGGCAGGAACTGATCGGCGGTTGCAGCGAGGAGAATTAAGTTACCGGAAACGGTTACCGATTGAATCGGAAGGTTTCTGGAGATAAACGAAGGATGTTTAACGAGGATGCGAAGTGGTGGAT contains these protein-coding regions:
- the LOC101254113 gene encoding F-box/kelch-repeat protein SKIP25 is translated as MNNSTTACAAVNRRKILHHRRHHQSLIPGLPDDVAQICLNQVHPSTLFSVCHSWRKLIYSPSFPPFLSLYALLLSTNQVEFACFDPISSKWHLLPPPPPDPPLRILVKHPSFISRNLPIQSVTVSGNLILLAATADQFLPAISRPLIFNPTVKKWTHGPRLNAPRRWCAAGALGNSVYVASGVGSHYNLDVARSVIKWDLDNSSGPEFDNRAHYSARYCNERKMRWKWEEMSGLKDGKFSREAIEAIGWKGKLCMVNVKGDAAKQGIIYNVETDTWHDMPEGMLSGWRGPVAAMAEEILYTVDESKGVLRRYDEERDVWVEILEYEMLKGAEHVVADGGRVCVVGGGGGSGIVVVDVAVETPRLVMVETPVGFQVLNIHVLPRMSH